A region from the Beduinella massiliensis genome encodes:
- a CDS encoding MATE family efflux transporter: MERDLTVGDPGRVLWRFSLPMFISVIFQQFYNIADSVIAGQFAGEDALAAVGASYPITMIFMAIAVGSNIGCSVVISQLYGARLLGRMKTAVSTTLIASVALSIVLTVVGLGGSAGLMRLINTPENIFSDGALYLRIYIGGFLFLFLYNICTGIFQSLGDSRTPLYFLIGSSIGNIVLDLLFVAGFHWGVAGVAWATFLAQGAACVLAFATLLGRLRRIHADGPSARFSTQMLMDVGRIAVPSILQQSFISVGNIFIQGLVNSYGSAVIAGYSAAVKLNTFTITSFTTLANGLSSFTAQNVGAARFERVRGGLKAGLVMAFAVAVPFFAAFFFLSESVMRIFLGEPGGLAMRTGATFLRIVSPFYFVISVKLMADGVLRGAGAMRDFMIATFTDLVLRVALSFVLAGLMKDTTGIWLSWPIGWTVAAACSVAFYMSGRWKNAGVIRRESKALASELE; encoded by the coding sequence GTGGAGCGGGATTTGACCGTCGGGGATCCGGGGCGCGTGCTCTGGCGATTTTCGCTGCCCATGTTCATCAGCGTCATCTTTCAGCAGTTCTACAACATTGCGGACAGCGTCATTGCGGGGCAGTTTGCGGGCGAGGACGCGCTCGCAGCCGTCGGGGCTTCCTATCCCATCACGATGATCTTTATGGCAATCGCGGTCGGCAGCAACATCGGCTGTTCGGTCGTCATCTCACAGCTGTACGGGGCCCGGCTTCTGGGAAGGATGAAGACCGCCGTTTCCACCACTTTGATCGCGTCGGTCGCGCTGTCGATTGTTCTGACCGTCGTGGGCCTGGGCGGGAGCGCGGGGCTCATGCGCCTCATCAACACGCCTGAAAACATCTTTTCAGACGGCGCGCTCTATCTTCGTATTTACATCGGCGGCTTTCTTTTCCTGTTTCTGTACAACATCTGCACGGGCATCTTTCAATCGCTTGGCGATTCGCGCACGCCGCTGTACTTTCTGATCGGATCCTCCATCGGCAACATCGTGCTGGACCTTCTGTTCGTCGCGGGCTTTCATTGGGGCGTTGCGGGCGTCGCGTGGGCGACGTTTCTCGCGCAGGGCGCCGCCTGCGTGCTGGCGTTTGCGACGCTGCTGGGGCGCCTGCGCCGGATTCACGCGGACGGGCCCTCCGCGCGCTTTTCGACGCAGATGCTGATGGACGTCGGCCGTATCGCTGTGCCGAGCATCCTGCAGCAGAGCTTCATCTCGGTGGGCAATATCTTCATTCAGGGGCTGGTGAACAGCTATGGCTCCGCGGTCATCGCAGGGTATTCCGCCGCAGTCAAGCTCAACACGTTTACAATTACCTCTTTCACCACCCTGGCAAACGGCCTTTCCAGCTTTACCGCTCAGAATGTCGGCGCAGCCAGATTTGAACGGGTACGCGGCGGGCTAAAGGCCGGACTCGTGATGGCGTTTGCAGTGGCGGTTCCGTTCTTCGCCGCCTTCTTCTTCCTGAGCGAATCCGTCATGCGCATTTTCCTAGGCGAACCGGGCGGGTTGGCGATGCGTACGGGCGCGACGTTTCTGCGCATCGTATCCCCGTTTTACTTCGTCATCTCTGTCAAGCTCATGGCGGACGGCGTACTGCGCGGCGCGGGCGCGATGCGGGATTTCATGATCGCCACGTTTACCGACCTGGTGCTGCGCGTGGCGCTTTCCTTCGTCCTGGCTGGGCTGATGAAGGACACGACGGGCATCTGGCTCTCCTGGCCGATCGGCTGGACGGTCGCCGCAGCCTGCTCGGTCGCGTTTTACATGAGCGGGCGCTGGAAGAACGCGGGCGTCATCCGGCGTGAGAGCAAAGCGCTTGCGAGCGAACTGGAATGA
- a CDS encoding LysR substrate-binding domain-containing protein translates to MNEDWNAYRIFAAVAETGNITYAAKALYLSQPTVSRCMAQLEEALGCRLFVRTKKGVSLTPEAELLYAGVEKARRHIADAEEALYQRRALREGTLRIGASETTLQHYLLGPLERFRKAYPGIRLKILNGLTDAALQALRDGLVDLAVVVSPVGETDGLSVTPLCAFRDIAVAGSSFASLRGRTLTLSEMCAYPLVCLIPGTHSRQYLDQFFARQGLTLAPDIELSTADLLVPVVRRGLGIGFVPQDFAREAIAQGDLFELSLKESPPPRSICAISTAGRPLSFAADTFLSSLLHASLPNNFDENTRN, encoded by the coding sequence GTGAACGAGGACTGGAACGCCTATCGAATCTTCGCCGCCGTGGCGGAAACCGGAAATATCACCTATGCAGCCAAGGCCCTGTACCTCTCCCAGCCGACGGTCAGCCGCTGCATGGCGCAGCTGGAGGAAGCACTGGGCTGTCGCCTGTTCGTCCGGACGAAAAAGGGTGTCTCTTTGACGCCGGAAGCCGAGCTGCTCTACGCAGGTGTCGAAAAGGCACGCAGGCATATCGCGGACGCAGAAGAAGCGCTCTATCAGCGTCGCGCGCTTCGCGAGGGAACGCTGCGCATCGGCGCGAGCGAAACGACCCTTCAGCACTACCTGCTTGGGCCGCTCGAACGCTTTCGCAAGGCGTATCCCGGCATACGCCTGAAGATATTAAACGGATTAACCGACGCCGCTCTGCAGGCTCTGCGCGACGGGCTGGTCGATCTGGCGGTCGTCGTCTCCCCAGTCGGAGAAACGGACGGGCTCAGCGTGACGCCGCTTTGCGCCTTTCGGGATATCGCCGTTGCCGGAAGCTCCTTTGCTTCTCTGCGCGGGCGCACCCTGACGCTGAGCGAGATGTGCGCGTATCCGCTGGTCTGTCTGATTCCAGGAACGCACTCACGTCAGTATCTGGATCAGTTCTTTGCGCGTCAGGGGCTGACGCTCGCCCCGGACATCGAGCTTTCCACCGCGGATCTGCTCGTGCCCGTCGTTCGCCGGGGACTCGGCATCGGTTTTGTGCCGCAGGATTTTGCGCGGGAGGCCATCGCGCAGGGAGATCTCTTTGAGCTATCGCTCAAGGAATCTCCGCCTCCCCGCAGTATCTGCGCCATATCCACAGCGGGCCGTCCGCTCTCCTTCGCCGCGGATACGTTCCTCTCCTCCCTGCTCCATGCATCCCTGCCAAATAATTTTGACGAAAATACTCGGAATTAA
- a CDS encoding ATP-binding cassette domain-containing protein yields MLQLERISWDLPDGGGILKDIDLAIPDGKLVVVTGPNGGGKTTLAKIIAGLETPSTGKIRMDGEDITPLDVTERARRGIAYAFQQPVRFKGITVRMLIELAAGGKLTESGLCDVLAKVGLCAREYIDREINASLSGGEIKRIEIASVLARGAKVSIFDEPEAGIDLWSFSSLISVFKEMRGKLSGSLLIISHQERILDIADEIVVIANGSVRTSGPREEVLPTLLQGEAFAGCPRQVEVMQHE; encoded by the coding sequence ATGCTTCAACTGGAGCGAATTTCCTGGGATCTGCCGGATGGCGGCGGAATCCTCAAAGACATCGATCTCGCCATTCCGGACGGCAAGCTGGTCGTCGTAACGGGGCCGAACGGCGGTGGGAAGACGACGCTTGCCAAGATCATCGCCGGGCTCGAGACGCCCTCTACGGGCAAAATCCGCATGGACGGGGAGGACATCACCCCCCTCGACGTCACGGAGCGCGCGCGCCGCGGCATCGCCTACGCCTTTCAGCAGCCCGTGCGTTTCAAGGGAATCACCGTGCGCATGCTCATCGAGCTCGCGGCCGGCGGCAAACTGACGGAGTCGGGGCTGTGCGACGTCCTCGCGAAGGTCGGCCTATGCGCGCGCGAATACATCGATCGGGAAATCAATGCCAGCCTGTCGGGCGGCGAGATCAAGCGCATTGAAATCGCCAGCGTCCTCGCCCGCGGCGCGAAGGTTTCGATCTTCGACGAACCGGAGGCGGGCATCGATCTGTGGAGTTTTTCCAGCCTCATCAGCGTGTTCAAGGAAATGCGCGGAAAGCTCTCCGGTTCGCTGCTCATCATCTCGCACCAGGAGCGTATACTGGATATCGCGGACGAAATCGTGGTCATCGCGAACGGGAGCGTGCGCACGTCCGGTCCCAGGGAAGAGGTATTGCCTACGCTCCTGCAGGGCGAGGCATTTGCGGGCTGCCCGCGTCAGGTGGAGGTCATGCAACATGAATAA
- a CDS encoding SufD family Fe-S cluster assembly protein has translation MNKITEMLLSVVSDWKGSFNGAFNIREDGQCAGRQSSENIKIDSKKDAPGLIIHVLPGTKGETVFIPACVTHGDVDDLVYNDFYIGEGADVVIVAGCGVHTDDEEEARHNGIHRFFLERGAHVLYKEKHIGTGTGTGAKRIDPVTDATLAEDASLEMDTIQLSGVNSTVRTTRAKLAARARLIIRERLLTDHDEQAKTEFEVTLDGEDSGVDLISRSVAKGRSHQEYHSVIRGNNRCSGHSECDAILVGDGTVNAAPELWAAHTDAALIHEAAIGKIAGEQILKLRTLGLTEQEAEEKIIAGFLK, from the coding sequence ATGAATAAGATTACGGAAATGCTGCTCAGCGTCGTATCCGATTGGAAGGGTTCCTTCAACGGCGCGTTCAATATTCGGGAAGACGGCCAGTGCGCCGGACGCCAGTCCAGCGAGAACATCAAAATCGACTCCAAAAAGGATGCGCCCGGTCTCATCATCCACGTGCTGCCCGGAACGAAAGGGGAAACCGTCTTCATCCCCGCCTGCGTGACGCACGGCGACGTGGACGATCTCGTGTACAACGACTTTTATATCGGCGAGGGAGCGGACGTCGTCATCGTCGCGGGCTGCGGCGTGCACACCGACGATGAGGAGGAAGCGCGCCACAACGGCATCCACCGCTTCTTTCTGGAGCGCGGCGCACACGTCCTGTACAAGGAAAAGCACATCGGTACAGGCACGGGCACGGGCGCTAAACGCATCGATCCCGTGACCGACGCGACGCTCGCGGAGGATGCCAGTCTGGAGATGGACACGATTCAACTCAGCGGCGTTAATTCCACCGTGCGCACCACGCGCGCGAAGCTCGCAGCCCGCGCCCGCCTCATCATTCGGGAGCGCCTGCTCACGGACCATGACGAACAGGCGAAGACCGAATTCGAGGTCACTCTCGACGGCGAGGATTCCGGCGTGGATCTCATCTCCCGCTCCGTCGCCAAGGGGCGTTCCCATCAGGAATACCACTCCGTCATCCGCGGCAACAACCGTTGCTCGGGTCATTCTGAGTGCGACGCCATCCTGGTGGGCGACGGCACGGTCAACGCCGCGCCCGAACTGTGGGCGGCCCACACGGACGCCGCGCTCATTCACGAGGCCGCGATCGGCAAGATCGCAGGCGAACAGATTCTGAAGCTGCGCACCTTGGGTTTGACTGAACAGGAAGCCGAGGAAAAGATCATCGCCGGGTTCCTGAAATAA
- a CDS encoding ZIP family metal transporter, whose amino-acid sequence MANSLLWAAGGTGFTFLMTTLGASLVFFFRNKIDAGIQRIFLGLAAGVMIAASVWSLLIPAIEEAEAAGGIGWIPAAGGFLMGIAFLMLMDSLLPHLHPGADKPEGVSSSWKRTTLLVFAVTLHNIPEGMAVGLSFARAAQHGGSVALGAGAIALALGIGIQNFPEGAAISLPLRQEGLSATKAFVLGSLSGIVEPIFGILTVLVAGGIQPLMPWLLSFAAGAMMYVVVEELIPEAHLGEHSNAGTLGVMAGFIIMMILDVALG is encoded by the coding sequence ATGGCAAATTCCCTCTTATGGGCCGCAGGCGGCACCGGCTTTACCTTTCTGATGACGACGCTCGGCGCTTCCCTCGTCTTCTTTTTCCGAAACAAAATCGACGCCGGCATTCAGCGCATCTTTCTGGGGCTCGCCGCGGGCGTCATGATCGCGGCCTCCGTCTGGTCTCTGCTCATTCCTGCCATCGAAGAGGCGGAAGCCGCCGGCGGAATCGGCTGGATTCCTGCGGCGGGCGGATTTCTGATGGGCATCGCCTTTTTGATGCTCATGGACAGCCTGCTCCCCCACCTGCATCCGGGCGCGGACAAGCCGGAAGGCGTCTCCTCCTCCTGGAAGCGCACGACGCTGCTCGTCTTCGCGGTCACGCTGCACAACATCCCCGAGGGGATGGCCGTCGGCCTTTCCTTTGCCCGCGCCGCGCAGCACGGCGGCAGCGTCGCGCTGGGCGCGGGCGCAATCGCGCTCGCCCTTGGCATCGGCATTCAGAACTTCCCGGAGGGGGCGGCAATCTCCCTGCCGCTGCGCCAGGAAGGCCTCTCCGCCACAAAGGCATTTGTATTGGGCAGCCTTTCCGGCATCGTAGAACCGATCTTCGGCATCCTCACCGTGCTCGTCGCGGGCGGCATTCAGCCTTTGATGCCCTGGCTGCTCTCCTTTGCTGCGGGCGCGATGATGTACGTCGTCGTGGAAGAGCTCATCCCGGAGGCGCATCTGGGCGAGCACTCCAACGCCGGAACGCTCGGCGTAATGGCGGGCTTCATCATTATGATGATTCTGGACGTCGCGCTGGGTTAA